The Nocardioides sp. cx-173 genome segment AACACCACGCCGCTGGGCCGTGCCGTCACCGGGACGATGCTGGTGCGCGCGATGCACGAGGACGGGGTCGACATCTGGGGCGACGGGTCGACCTTCAAGGGCAACGACATCGAGCGGTTCTACCGCTACGGCCTGCTCGCCAACCCCGACCTGCGCATCTACAAGCCGTGGCTCGACGCCGACTTCGTGCACGAGCTCGGCGGCCGCACCGAGATGAGCCAGTGGCTCACCGAGCGCGGCCTGCCCTACCGCGACAGCCAGGAGAAGGCCTACTCCACCGACGCCAACATCTGGGGCGCCACCCACGAGGCCAAGACCCTCGAGCACCTCGACGTCTCGCTCGAGACGGTCCAGCCGATCATGGGCGTGCGCTTCTGGGACCCCGCCGTGGAGATCCCCACCGAGGACGTCACGATCCGCTTCGAGGCCGGCCGCCCGGTCGCCATCGACGGCACGACGTACGACGACGCGGTGGCGCTGGTCCACGAGGCCAACACCATCGGCGGCCGCCACGGGCTGGGCATGAGCGACCAGATCGAGAACCGCATCATCGAGGCCAAGTCCCGCGGCATCTATGAGGCGCCCGGCATGGCGCTGCTCTGGGCCGCCTACGAGCGGCTGCTCAACGCCGTCCACAACGAGGACACGATCGCCAACTACCACGCGCAGGGACGCCAGCTCGGCCGGCTGCTCTACGAGGGCCGCTGGCTGGACCCCCAGGCGCTGATGCTGCGGGAGGGCATCCAGCGCTGGATCGCCTCCCTGGTCACCGGCGAGGTGACGCTGCGGCTGCGCCGCGGCGAGGACTACACGGTCCTGCGCACCGACGGCCCGGCGTTCTCCTACCACCCGGAGAAGCTGTCCATGGAGCGCACCGACAACGCCGTCTTCGGCCCGACCGACCGCATCGGCCAGCTGACCATGCGCAACCTCGACATCGCCGACTCGCGCGCCAAGCTGGAGCTGTACGCCGGCCAGCCGCTCGACCAGGGCCAGGTGCTGGTCGAGCACGGCACCCTCTTCGGGGAGCTGCCCGCGGGCGGCGCGGAGCGGATCACCTACAACCCCGAGGCGGCCACCGCCGAGGACGAGGCGCTCGACCGCGCCGCCATGGAGGCAGGGACCGACTGATGGCCGGGGAGAGCACGACCAACGAGGGCAAGCTCTGGGGCGGCCGCTTCGCCGGTGGTCCCTCTCCCGAGCTCGACGCACTGTCGCGCTCGACCCACTTCGACTGGCGGCTGACGCCCTACGACCTTGCGGGCTCGCGCGCCCATGCGCGCGCCCTGCACCGTGCCGGGCTGCTCAGCGACGCCGAGCTGGCGGAGCTGCTGCGCGGCTGCGACGTGCTCGGGGAGCGCTACGCCGCCGGCGAGCTGCACCCGGACCCCAGCGACGAGGACGTCCACGGCGCCCTCGAGCGCCTGCTCCTGGACGAGGTGGGGGCAGACGTCGGCGGCCGCATCCGTGCCGGTCGCAGCCGCAACGACCAGATCGCCACGCTGTTCAAGGTGTTCCTGCGCGACCACGGGCGGATCGTAGCGGGCCTCGTGCTCGACCTCGTCGACGTGCTGGCCGGCCAGGCGCGCGACCACCTCGACGTCGTGATGCCGGGGCGCACCCACCTCCAGCACGCCCAGCCGGTGCTGTTGGCCCACCACCTGCTGGCCCACGCCTGGCCGCTGCTGCGCGACGTCGACCGGCTGCTCGACTGGGACGCGCGGGTCGCCGCCGACTCGCCGTACGGCTCGGGTGCGCTGGCCGGCTCCAGCCTGGGCCTCGACCCGGTCGCGGTCGCCACGGAGCTCGGCTTCACCGGGTCGTCGGCCAACTCCATGGACGGCACCGCGGCCCGTGACTTCGTCGCTGAGTTCGCCTACGTCGCCGCCCAGGTCGGCGTCGACGTCAGCCGGCTCGCCGAGGAGGTCATCCTCTGGTCCACCCGCGAGTTCGGCTTCGTGCGGCTGCACGACTCGTGGTCGACGGGCTCGAGCATCATGCCCCAGAAGAAGAACCCCGACATCGCCGAGCTGGCCCGCGGCAAGGCCGGCCGCATGGTCGGCAACCTCACCGGGCTCATGACCACGCTCAAGGCCCTGCCGCTGGCCTACAACCGGGACCTGCAGGAGGACAAGGAGCCGGTGTTCGACTCCGTCGACACCCTCGAGGTCCTGCTGCCGGCGTTCTCCGGCATGGTCGCGACGCTGCGCTTCGACACCGCGCGGCTCGCCGAGCTGGCGCCCCAGGGCTTCTCCCTGGCCACCGACGTCGCGGAGTGGCTGGTCCGCCAGGGGGTGGCGTTCCGGATCGCCCACGAGGTCGCGGGCGCCTGCGTCCAGCGGTGCGAGGAGCTCGGCGTGGAGCTGCACGAGCTCACCGACGAGCAGTTCGCGGAGATCTCGCCGGCCCTCACCCCCGACGTGCGCTCGGTGCTGACCGTCGAGGGCTCGGTGGCCTCGCGCGACGGCCGCGGCGGCACGGCCCCCGTCCGCGTGCGCGAGCAGCTCCAGGAGCTCCTGGAGCGCGCAGCCGCCTACCGTGAGCGCCTCGCCTGAGCTTCGGCGCCTCCTGCTGGGGCGTCCCCAGGAGGCGGCGCCGCTGCTGCTCAACGCGGTGCTGCGCCACGGCGACGTCGCCGTGCGGCTGACCGAGGTCGAGGCGTACGCCGGCGCGGACGACCCCGGCTCCCACGCGTTCCGCGGCCGCACCCGGCGCAATGCTGTGATGTTCGGCTCACCCGGGCACCTGTACTGCTACTTCACCTACGGCATGCACGTGTGCGCCAACGCCGTCGCCGGGCCCGAGGGCACCGCCGGCGGCATCCTGCTCCGGGCCGGCGAGGTCGTCGACGGCCTGGAGCTCGCCCGGGCCCGGCGCCCCGGCTCCAGCGACCGGGACCTGGCCCGCGGACCGGCCCGGCTCTGCCGCGCCCTGGACATCGCCCTGAGCCACGACGGCACCGACCTGACGGCGGGGGAGATCACCCTGGAGCCCGGCACACCGCCGCCCGTGGTGGAGGCCGGCCCGAGGGTCGGACTGCGCGGTGCCCCCGAGCGTCCGTGGCGGTTCTGGACGCCTGGAGAGCCCTCCGTGAGCGCCTACCGACCCGCCAAGCGACCCCCGAGTTGACGTCTCTGGGGACAGCCCGTAATGTTCTCCGGGTTGCCCCAGAACGGCCCGAGAGGGTCCGGAGGGAGAGCAGCCAGTAGCCCCGCAAGAGGCCGGAAACGGTCTCCAGTGGTGTGCGTCTGATACTTGAGAACTCAACAGTGTGTCATAGTCGATGAATTAGTTTGTATGCCCCTCATCTTTTGGGTGTTGGGTTGTTTTTTCGGCAATCAATGATTCTGGCAATTATTTGTCAGGGTTTGTTTTTTGTCGGGTTTGAATTTTCTACGGAGAGTTTGATCCTGGCTCAGGACGAACGCTGGCGGCGTGCTTAACACATGCAAGTCGAGCGGTAAGGCCCTTTCGGGGGTACACGAGCGGCGAACGGGTGAGTAACACGTGAGTAATCTGCCCTTCACTTGGGGATAAGCTTCGGAAACGGGGTCTAATACCTGATACGACACAGTTTCGCATGAGATCTGTGTGGAAAGTTTTTTCGGTGGAGGATGTGCTCGCGGCCTATCAGCTTGTTGGTGAGGTAATGGCTCACCAAGGCTTCGACGGGTAGCCGGCCTGAGAGGGTGACCGGCCACACTGGGACTGAGACACGGCCCAGACTCCTACGGGAGGCAGCAGTGGGGAATATTGGACAATGGGCGGAAGCCTGATCCAGCAACGCCGCGTGAGGGATGACGGCCTTCGGGTTGTAAACCTCTTTCAGTACCGACGAAGCGCCCGTTGTGGGTGGTGACGGTAGGTACAGAAGAAGCACCGGCCAACTACGTGCCAGCAGCCGCGGTAATACGTAGGGTGCGAGCGTTGTCCGGAATTATTGGGCGTAAAGGGCTCGTAGGCGGTTTGTCGCGTCGGGAGTGAAAACACCGGGCTTAACTCGGTGCTTGCTTTCGATACGGGCAGACTAGAGGTATGCAGGGGAGAACGGAATTCCTGGTGTAGCGGTGAAATGCGCAGATATCAGGAGGAACACCGGTGGCGAAGGCGGTTCTCTGGGCATTACCTGACGCTGAGGAGCGAAAGTGTGGGGAGCGAACAGGATTAGATACCCTGGTAGTCCACACCGTAAACGTTGGGCGCTAGGTGTGGGGCCTATTCCATGGGTTCCGTGCCGCAGCTAACGCATTAAGCGCCCCGCCTGGGGAGTACGGCCGCAAGGCTAAAACTCAAAGGAATTGACGGGGGCCCGCACAAGCGGCGGAGCATGCGGATTAATTCGATGCAACGCGAAGAACCTTACCTGGGTTTGACATACACCGGAAAGCGCTAGAGATAGTGCCCCTTTTAGTCGGTGTACAGGTGGTGCATGGCTGTCGTCAGCTCGTGTCGTGAGATGTTGGGTTAAGTCCCGCAACGAGCGCAACCCTCGTCCTATGTTGCCAGCATGCCCTTCGGGGTGGTGGGGACTCATAGGAGACTGCCGGGGTCAACTCGGAGGAAGGTGGGGATGACGTCAAGTCATCATGCCCCTTATGTCCAGGGCTTCACGCATGCTACAATGGCCGGTACAAAGGGCTGCGATGCTGTAAGGCGGAGCGAATCCCAAAAAGCCGGTCTCAGTTCGGATTGGGGTCTGCAACTCGACCCCATGAAGTCGGAGTCGCTAGTAATCGCAGATCAGCAACGCTGCGGTGAATACGTTCCCGGGCCTTGTACACACCGCCCGTCACGTCACGAAAGTCGGCAACACCCGAAGCCGGTGGCCTAACCCTTGTGGAGGGAGCCGTCGAAGGTGGGGCTGGCGATTGGGACGAAGTCGTAACAAGGTAGCCGTACCGGAAGGTGCGGCTGGATCACCTCCTTTCTAAGGAGCACATGCCCCGCGCACCCGACAATCGTTTGGGTGGCATTGGTGGTGTTCACTAGTGGAATCATCGACGAAAGCTCGTCCTCGAGCTGGCATTGCACTGAGTACGGTCGCTGGGTTTGTCCTGGTGGTGTGGAAATCGTGTGGTGTGGGTGAGGGGGCTTGGGTTTGGCACACTGTTGGGCCCTGAAGGATCAGGCCGATGGGGATGGAAGTTCCCGGCTGGGCTGGTGTTTTCTTGGTGTTTGATTACTTGATAGTGGACGCGAGCATCCCATGATGAGCGCACGTGTTGCCCCGGCCCTTTGTGGTGTGGGGGAGCGTGGTGTGTCTTGTTGTGGATATGTTTAAGTAGTGTGTGTCTTTGTTGTTTTTGTTGAGTGTTTGTGTGGCAAGCTTTGAAGGGCACATGGTGGATGCCTTGGCATCGAGAGCCGATGAAGGACGTTGGAGCCTGCGATAAGCCCTGGGGAGTTGGCAACCGAGCTGTGATCCGGGGGTGTCCGAATGGGGAAACCCAGCTGGAGTCATGTCCAGTTACCCACATCTGAATGAAATAGGGTGTGTGGAGGGAACGTGGGGAAGTGAAACATCTCAGTACCCATAGGAAGAGAAAACAAAAGTGATTCCGAGAGTAGTGGCGAGCGAAATCGGATGAGGCTAAACCATGATCGTGTGATACCCGGCAGGGGTTGCGGTTGTGGGGTTGTGGGAGCATTCATGAGGGTCTGCCGGCTCTTGAGACAGTAAGAAAGTTCAGGTGAAGTTGAAGTCCGTTGGAAAGCGCGCGCCGTAGAGGGTGATAGCCCCGTAAGTGTAAGCCTGGACCTGTCGAGTGTCTTCCCAAGTAACACGGAACTCCTGAAATTCCGTGTGAATCTGGCGGGACCACCCGTTAAGCCTAAATACTTCTCGATGACCGATAGCGGACAAGTACCGTGAGGGAAAGGTGAAAAGTACCCCTGGCGGGGAGTGAAATAGTACCTGAAACCGTGTGCCTACAATCCGTCAGAGCGATCCTTTGGGGTTGTGATGGCGTGCCTTTTGAAGAATGAGCCTGCGAGTTTGCGTTGTGTTGCGAGGTTAACCCGTGTGGGGTAGCCGTAGCGAAAGCGAGTCTGAATAGGGCGCTTTAGTAGCACGATCAAGACCCGAAGCGAAGTGATCTATCCATGGGCAGGTTGAAGCGCGGGTAAGACCGCGTGGAGGACCGAACCCACTTAGGTTGAAAACTGAGGGGATGACCTGTGGATAGGGGTGAAAGGCCAATCAAACTTCGTGATAGCTGGTTCTCCCCGAAATGCATTTAGGTGCAGCGTCGTGTGTTTCTTGCCGGAGGTAGAGCACTGGATAGCTAATGGGCCCTACAAGGTTACTGACGTTAGCCAAACTCCGAATGCCGGTAAGTGAGAGCGCGGCAGTGAGACAGTGGGGGATAAGCTCCATTGTCGAGAGGGAAACAGCCCAGACCATCAGCTAAGGCCCCTAAGCGGTGACTAAGTGGAAAAGGATGTGGAGTCGCAGTGACAACCAGGAGGTTGGCTTGGAAGCAGCCACCCTTGAAAGAGTGCGTAATAGCTCACTGGTCAAGTGATTCCGCGCCGACAATGTAGCGGGGCTCAAGTCATCCGCCGAAGCTATGGCATTCACATATAAGCTAAGCCGCCGGCTTGTCCGGTTGGTTCAGGTGTGTGGATGGGTAGGGGAGCGTCGTGTCGCGGGTGAAGCCACGGAGTGATCCAGTGGTGGATGCGACACGAGTGAGAATGCAGGCATGAGTAGCGAATCACGGGTGAGAAACCCGTGCGCCGAATGATCAAGGGTTCCAGGGTCAAGCTAATCTGCCCTGGGTAAGTCGGGACCTAAGGCGAGGCCGACAGGCGTAGT includes the following:
- the argH gene encoding argininosuccinate lyase, coding for MAGESTTNEGKLWGGRFAGGPSPELDALSRSTHFDWRLTPYDLAGSRAHARALHRAGLLSDAELAELLRGCDVLGERYAAGELHPDPSDEDVHGALERLLLDEVGADVGGRIRAGRSRNDQIATLFKVFLRDHGRIVAGLVLDLVDVLAGQARDHLDVVMPGRTHLQHAQPVLLAHHLLAHAWPLLRDVDRLLDWDARVAADSPYGSGALAGSSLGLDPVAVATELGFTGSSANSMDGTAARDFVAEFAYVAAQVGVDVSRLAEEVILWSTREFGFVRLHDSWSTGSSIMPQKKNPDIAELARGKAGRMVGNLTGLMTTLKALPLAYNRDLQEDKEPVFDSVDTLEVLLPAFSGMVATLRFDTARLAELAPQGFSLATDVAEWLVRQGVAFRIAHEVAGACVQRCEELGVELHELTDEQFAEISPALTPDVRSVLTVEGSVASRDGRGGTAPVRVREQLQELLERAAAYRERLA
- the argG gene encoding argininosuccinate synthase, producing MSKVLTTLPVGERVGIAFSGGLDTSVAVAWMRAKGAVPCTYTADIGQYDEPDISGVPLRALEYGAELSRAVDCRPQLVEEGLAALACGAFHIRSGGRAYFNTTPLGRAVTGTMLVRAMHEDGVDIWGDGSTFKGNDIERFYRYGLLANPDLRIYKPWLDADFVHELGGRTEMSQWLTERGLPYRDSQEKAYSTDANIWGATHEAKTLEHLDVSLETVQPIMGVRFWDPAVEIPTEDVTIRFEAGRPVAIDGTTYDDAVALVHEANTIGGRHGLGMSDQIENRIIEAKSRGIYEAPGMALLWAAYERLLNAVHNEDTIANYHAQGRQLGRLLYEGRWLDPQALMLREGIQRWIASLVTGEVTLRLRRGEDYTVLRTDGPAFSYHPEKLSMERTDNAVFGPTDRIGQLTMRNLDIADSRAKLELYAGQPLDQGQVLVEHGTLFGELPAGGAERITYNPEAATAEDEALDRAAMEAGTD
- a CDS encoding DNA-3-methyladenine glycosylase; the protein is MSASPELRRLLLGRPQEAAPLLLNAVLRHGDVAVRLTEVEAYAGADDPGSHAFRGRTRRNAVMFGSPGHLYCYFTYGMHVCANAVAGPEGTAGGILLRAGEVVDGLELARARRPGSSDRDLARGPARLCRALDIALSHDGTDLTAGEITLEPGTPPPVVEAGPRVGLRGAPERPWRFWTPGEPSVSAYRPAKRPPS